One region of Mucilaginibacter sp. 14171R-50 genomic DNA includes:
- a CDS encoding CsbD family protein, with protein sequence MDKLELKGGWNELKGKIKQAYGDLTDDDLAHEEGKDDETLGRIQQKTGKTREELVDWINSL encoded by the coding sequence ATGGATAAGTTAGAATTAAAAGGCGGCTGGAACGAGTTGAAAGGGAAGATAAAACAAGCTTATGGCGACCTGACCGATGACGATCTGGCACACGAAGAAGGGAAAGACGATGAAACACTCGGCCGCATCCAGCAAAAAACCGGCAAAACCCGTGAAGAATTGGTTGACTGGATAAACAGTCTTTAG
- a CDS encoding di-heme oxidoredictase family protein, producing the protein MRKTTIAILFILATMVALQVACRKADSVSPDDNPDSEWLSGGSQTAFDEGGGAFSHAFATLPANLLRVHEIGDGQFNATFVSAPAPLNPGLGPIFNNVACSSCHVSDGRGKVPGLGESAANMLFRLSIPGEGEHGNPVPVPGYGDQLQTRALLGKTREGDIAITYTETTYKFADGATYKLRAPTYTFTALYTAMPGNVMLSPRVAAPVFGLGLLEAITDGTILANADPDDADGDGISGKANMVWDVLKNKKVLGRFGWKANQPSLLQQVAAAYNGDIGITNSLFPKESSEGQTQFDSDPNSKSYELTDSLLHSVQFYVRTLSVPARRNAADNKVIAGKGLFRSAGCIKCHKADIRTGVDVSLPQVSNQLIHPYTDLLLHDMGAGLADNRPDFMASGTEWRTAPLWGIGLTQKVNGHTNFLHDGRARNIIEAIMWHGGEAASAKNKVNNMSKTERDALVAFVESL; encoded by the coding sequence ATGAGAAAAACTACTATTGCTATATTATTTATCCTGGCCACTATGGTTGCTTTGCAGGTAGCGTGCCGGAAAGCTGATAGCGTATCGCCAGATGATAACCCCGATAGCGAGTGGTTAAGCGGCGGCAGCCAAACTGCTTTTGACGAGGGCGGCGGGGCTTTTTCGCATGCCTTTGCAACGCTGCCGGCAAATCTGCTGCGGGTGCATGAAATTGGCGACGGGCAATTCAACGCTACTTTTGTTTCGGCGCCGGCGCCGTTAAACCCGGGGTTAGGGCCTATATTTAATAATGTAGCCTGCAGCTCGTGCCACGTATCCGACGGGCGCGGTAAGGTGCCCGGGCTGGGCGAATCAGCGGCCAATATGCTGTTCAGACTAAGCATCCCCGGCGAAGGCGAGCACGGCAACCCCGTGCCGGTGCCCGGCTATGGAGATCAGCTGCAAACCCGCGCCCTGCTCGGTAAAACACGCGAAGGCGATATAGCCATCACCTATACCGAAACTACCTACAAGTTTGCGGATGGCGCAACTTATAAGCTACGCGCGCCAACTTATACTTTTACAGCTTTGTACACCGCCATGCCAGGTAATGTAATGCTATCGCCGCGGGTTGCAGCGCCTGTATTTGGGCTTGGGCTTTTAGAGGCTATTACAGACGGCACTATTTTGGCGAATGCCGATCCTGATGATGCCGACGGCGATGGTATAAGCGGTAAAGCCAACATGGTTTGGGATGTGCTAAAAAATAAAAAGGTATTAGGGCGTTTTGGGTGGAAGGCAAACCAGCCAAGTTTGTTGCAGCAGGTAGCCGCGGCCTATAACGGCGATATCGGTATCACCAATTCGCTGTTTCCGAAAGAGAGCAGTGAAGGCCAGACCCAATTTGACAGCGACCCTAATAGTAAATCATACGAGTTAACCGATAGCCTGCTGCATAGTGTGCAGTTTTACGTGCGTACGCTTTCGGTCCCGGCACGCCGTAACGCCGCTGATAACAAAGTTATAGCAGGCAAGGGCTTGTTCAGATCGGCCGGGTGTATAAAATGCCACAAGGCCGATATACGCACCGGCGTTGATGTAAGCCTGCCGCAGGTAAGCAATCAATTGATACATCCTTATACCGACCTGCTTTTGCATGATATGGGTGCGGGGCTTGCTGATAACCGCCCCGATTTTATGGCAAGCGGCACCGAGTGGCGTACGGCCCCGCTATGGGGCATAGGCCTCACCCAAAAGGTGAACGGCCATACCAACTTTTTACACGATGGCCGCGCACGTAACATAATTGAAGCCATTATGTGGCATGGCGGCGAGGCGGCATCGGCAAAAAATAAGGTAAATAATATGTCGAAAACAGAGCGCGACGCGCTGGTGGCGTTTGTCGAATCGCTATAA
- a CDS encoding ubiquinol-cytochrome c reductase iron-sulfur subunit — MSTRRSFIKSGCAACILMGAGMSFLESCSTPLPMIKLASTTGGQIAVGTDAFANKGNMLVVRSKQLEYDILLIKNADAYKALYLRCTHEGVGLTPAANKIFCSAHGSVFDLEGKVVKEPALRPLKTYPTEVINNQIIIHLS, encoded by the coding sequence ATGAGCACCAGGAGAAGCTTTATTAAATCGGGATGCGCGGCATGTATTTTAATGGGTGCGGGGATGTCTTTTTTAGAATCATGCTCAACCCCTTTGCCCATGATCAAGCTGGCAAGTACAACAGGCGGGCAAATAGCGGTAGGCACGGATGCTTTTGCCAATAAAGGCAATATGTTGGTGGTGCGTAGTAAACAGTTGGAGTATGATATCCTGCTGATCAAAAATGCTGATGCTTATAAAGCGCTTTATTTAAGGTGCACGCACGAGGGCGTTGGCCTTACGCCCGCAGCCAACAAAATATTCTGCAGCGCCCATGGCAGCGTGTTCGACCTGGAAGGCAAGGTGGTTAAAGAGCCCGCCCTGCGCCCTTTAAAAACTTATCCAACCGAAGTTATCAATAATCAAATCATCATACATTTAAGTTAA
- the rpmB gene encoding 50S ribosomal protein L28, with protein sequence MSRICDLTGKGYMNGFNVSNSNVKTKRKFYPNLKLKRFYIPEEDKWITLKVSTSALKTISKNGITACINKFVKKGSI encoded by the coding sequence ATGTCAAGAATTTGTGATTTAACAGGAAAAGGCTACATGAACGGCTTTAACGTTTCTAACTCAAACGTTAAAACCAAGCGCAAGTTTTATCCTAACTTAAAGCTTAAAAGGTTTTATATCCCTGAAGAAGATAAATGGATCACGTTAAAAGTATCTACTTCGGCGCTTAAAACTATCAGCAAAAACGGTATAACAGCTTGTATCAACAAGTTTGTAAAAAAAGGCTCTATTTAA
- a CDS encoding DUF4295 domain-containing protein yields the protein MAKKVVATLKTGKGKEFSKVITMTKSPRTGAYSFKEQIVANDFIKDAIAGKQ from the coding sequence ATGGCAAAGAAAGTAGTTGCAACCCTGAAAACAGGCAAAGGAAAAGAATTTTCGAAGGTAATAACCATGACTAAGTCGCCACGTACCGGCGCTTACTCGTTCAAAGAGCAGATCGTTGCGAACGATTTCATTAAGGACGCCATTGCTGGTAAACAGTAA
- a CDS encoding LacI family DNA-binding transcriptional regulator, with protein sequence MSRNNLPTIKEIAKRLNVSASTVSRALHDHPSIGLVTTMRVHKVAKELGYEANKMAIYFKERKTYTIGVIIPDLSEPFFSAALTGVEDAAEASNYNVIIGQSLDNFEREKKIVENMKDHRVDGVLVSLTKETSTYDHFDSLKKYNIPVVFFDRVPSRKDINYVACNLVSGMLQAITKLVNIGHTRIGLINGPAKLSATLQRLEIYIRCLKENNLPVDQEIIVSTTLAKADNLKAINKLIELEERPTAVIVFNDYVLLDCIAAVKSEGLVVNKDISFISFANLPIWEYMDSVPLASIEQFAYKQSSMAAGFLFELINNAAKPNAPELPLLQHIIDSEMVDYMPAK encoded by the coding sequence ATGTCAAGGAATAACTTACCTACTATTAAAGAGATAGCCAAGCGGCTTAATGTATCGGCGTCCACCGTATCGCGGGCCCTGCACGATCATCCCAGCATTGGTTTGGTAACCACAATGCGGGTACATAAGGTTGCCAAAGAACTTGGCTACGAAGCCAATAAAATGGCCATCTACTTTAAAGAGCGGAAAACCTATACCATAGGTGTTATCATCCCCGACCTGTCTGAGCCGTTTTTTTCGGCGGCGCTAACCGGGGTAGAGGATGCCGCCGAAGCGAGCAATTACAACGTGATCATCGGGCAATCGCTTGATAATTTTGAGCGGGAGAAGAAGATAGTAGAGAATATGAAAGACCACCGGGTAGATGGCGTGCTGGTATCGCTTACCAAGGAAACATCTACCTACGACCACTTCGACAGCCTGAAAAAATATAACATCCCCGTAGTTTTCTTTGACAGGGTGCCCAGCCGCAAGGATATCAATTATGTAGCCTGTAACCTTGTTTCGGGCATGCTGCAGGCCATAACCAAACTGGTGAACATTGGCCACACCCGTATCGGCCTTATCAACGGCCCCGCAAAACTATCGGCCACGCTGCAGCGCTTAGAGATATACATCCGTTGCTTAAAAGAGAACAACCTGCCGGTAGATCAGGAGATTATTGTATCAACAACCCTGGCTAAGGCCGATAATCTGAAGGCCATAAACAAGCTGATAGAACTGGAAGAGCGGCCAACTGCTGTTATTGTATTTAACGATTATGTGTTACTTGATTGCATTGCTGCCGTTAAATCCGAAGGGCTGGTGGTGAATAAGGATATCAGCTTCATCAGCTTTGCCAACCTGCCCATCTGGGAGTATATGGATAGCGTGCCACTGGCCTCGATAGAGCAGTTTGCCTACAAGCAATCGTCAATGGCGGCAGGCTTTCTTTTCGAGCTGATCAACAATGCCGCAAAACCCAATGCCCCCGAACTGCCGCTGCTTCAGCACATCATCGATTCGGAGATGGTGGATTATATGCCCGCCAAATAA
- the rpmG gene encoding 50S ribosomal protein L33 — translation MAKKGNRVQVILECTEHKTSGMPGMSRYITTKNKKNTTERLEMKKFNPVLRKVTLHKEIK, via the coding sequence ATGGCTAAGAAAGGCAACAGGGTTCAGGTAATTTTAGAATGCACAGAGCATAAAACCAGCGGCATGCCGGGTATGTCTCGTTACATTACCACCAAAAACAAAAAAAACACTACCGAAAGACTGGAGATGAAGAAATTTAACCCGGTTTTAAGAAAAGTAACTTTACACAAAGAGATTAAATAA
- a CDS encoding alpha-galactosidase, with the protein MRRKNYLLTACLIAAALFANAQVVTIPVETQHNALVLQTDAQKNLKMVYFGTRLSNAREYSTIQKMYKPNDDSGILDDAYTPSGSANLAEPAITVTHADGNKSLDLHYVSHSVNKLNDNVSLLTVTLKDPAYPFEVKLYYKTYFNEDVTEQWSVIEHHEKGVVTLNKFASANLNFKADSYWLKQYHGNWATEMKPEESKLTHGIKTIDSKLGTRANLYEPSTFIISMDKPAAEDEGKVLLGSLEWSGNFRVDFELSPEPSNYLRLIAGINNAAAEYHLKPGEEFATPALVYTFSDHGTGDASRKMHRWARKYKIVDGQGSRLTLLNNWESTYFDFNEPKLAQLIKDTKKLGVDMFLLDDGWFGNNHPRNGDTAGLGDWQPNRLKLPNGIAPLIKEAQANGVKFGIWIEPEMVNPASDLYKAHPDWVIKESGRPEKYFRNQLVLDLTNPKVQDFVFGIVDNLFTKNPDLAYLKWDCNAVIYNAHSQYLKGNQSHLYTDYVRGLYKVLDRVRAKYPKVPLMLCSGGGGRVDYGALKYFTEYWPSDNTDPLERVFIQWEYSYFFPAIASSNHVTDWGKQPIKYKVDVAMMGKMGFDIVVSKLNEHELAFCHEAINNYNNLKDIIWHGDQYRLQSPWGNDVASLMYVNSARSKAVVFNYLVNNRYNSGSKAPIRFKGLDPQKKYSVKETNLYPGTGSVLEGNLVYQGDFLMNVGINPEVSSYHTSVVIQLDEVN; encoded by the coding sequence GTGAGACGCAAAAATTACCTGTTAACCGCATGCCTTATTGCGGCTGCCTTATTCGCAAATGCACAAGTTGTCACTATCCCCGTAGAAACGCAGCATAATGCACTGGTGCTGCAAACAGATGCTCAAAAAAACCTGAAGATGGTTTATTTTGGCACCAGGCTGAGTAATGCCCGTGAGTATAGCACTATCCAAAAAATGTACAAACCCAACGACGATTCGGGGATATTGGACGATGCTTATACGCCATCCGGATCGGCAAACCTGGCCGAGCCTGCTATAACGGTTACCCATGCCGATGGAAACAAATCCCTCGATCTGCATTATGTAAGCCACAGCGTAAATAAACTGAACGACAACGTTTCGTTGTTAACCGTTACCCTTAAAGACCCCGCTTATCCATTTGAAGTAAAACTGTACTATAAAACCTATTTTAACGAGGATGTTACCGAACAATGGTCGGTAATTGAGCATCATGAGAAAGGCGTAGTTACCCTGAATAAGTTCGCGTCGGCAAACCTTAATTTTAAGGCGGATAGCTACTGGCTAAAACAGTATCACGGCAATTGGGCTACCGAAATGAAACCCGAAGAAAGCAAATTAACCCACGGTATTAAAACCATCGACAGCAAACTGGGAACCCGCGCCAACCTATACGAGCCATCTACCTTTATTATAAGCATGGATAAACCCGCTGCCGAGGATGAAGGAAAGGTGCTGTTAGGGTCGTTAGAATGGTCTGGCAATTTCAGGGTAGATTTTGAGCTGAGCCCCGAGCCATCAAATTATTTGCGACTGATAGCGGGCATAAACAATGCCGCAGCCGAGTACCATTTAAAACCGGGTGAAGAATTTGCAACTCCCGCGCTGGTTTATACCTTCAGCGACCATGGCACAGGCGATGCCAGCCGCAAAATGCACCGCTGGGCACGCAAATACAAAATTGTTGATGGCCAGGGCAGCAGGCTTACCCTACTGAACAACTGGGAATCGACCTACTTTGATTTTAACGAACCTAAGCTGGCCCAGTTAATTAAGGATACAAAAAAGCTTGGTGTAGATATGTTTTTACTTGACGATGGCTGGTTTGGCAACAATCACCCGCGTAATGGCGATACCGCCGGCCTGGGCGACTGGCAGCCGAACAGATTGAAATTACCAAACGGCATAGCGCCACTTATTAAAGAGGCGCAGGCCAACGGTGTAAAGTTCGGGATCTGGATAGAACCAGAAATGGTTAACCCAGCCAGCGATCTTTACAAAGCACACCCGGATTGGGTGATCAAAGAGAGCGGCCGGCCCGAAAAATATTTTCGCAACCAGCTGGTACTTGATCTGACCAACCCTAAGGTGCAGGATTTCGTTTTTGGAATAGTTGATAACCTGTTTACCAAAAACCCCGATCTGGCGTATCTGAAATGGGATTGTAACGCGGTTATTTATAACGCGCATTCGCAATATTTAAAAGGCAATCAATCGCACCTGTACACCGATTATGTGCGTGGGTTGTATAAAGTGCTGGATAGGGTACGGGCCAAATATCCTAAAGTACCGCTGATGCTATGCTCGGGCGGGGGCGGCCGTGTTGATTACGGCGCGCTGAAATACTTTACCGAGTACTGGCCAAGCGATAATACCGACCCGCTTGAAAGGGTATTTATCCAGTGGGAATATTCATATTTTTTCCCGGCTATTGCCAGCTCAAACCACGTTACCGACTGGGGTAAACAGCCAATCAAATACAAAGTCGATGTTGCCATGATGGGTAAAATGGGCTTCGATATTGTGGTAAGCAAGCTTAATGAGCACGAACTGGCTTTTTGCCACGAAGCAATAAACAACTATAATAACCTTAAAGATATTATTTGGCACGGAGATCAATACCGCCTGCAAAGCCCGTGGGGCAACGATGTGGCATCGCTGATGTATGTGAATAGTGCACGGTCAAAAGCAGTGGTATTTAATTACCTGGTGAATAACAGGTATAATTCGGGCAGCAAGGCGCCCATCCGTTTTAAGGGGCTCGATCCGCAGAAAAAATACTCGGTTAAGGAGACCAACTTATACCCGGGCACCGGCTCTGTTTTGGAAGGCAACCTTGTTTACCAGGGCGACTTTTTAATGAATGTTGGTATCAACCCCGAAGTAAGCAGTTACCATACCAGTGTAGTGATACAACTGGATGAAGTGAATTGA
- the ftsY gene encoding signal recognition particle-docking protein FtsY, translated as MGLFDFFKKKETTQQEQQALDTGLEKTKDSFFSKITKVIAGKSTVDDDVLDDLEEVLVTSDVGVSTTLKIIERIQARVAKDKYVNTSELNNLLKDEIQQLLAENNSNDFRTFEYGSQKPYVIMVVGVNGVGKTTTIGKLAHKLKQAGSQVVLGAADTFRAAAVDQIKLWGERVGVKVVAQAMGSDPASVAYDTLRSAVANGDDVAIIDTAGRLHNKVGLMNELTKIKNVMQKVVPDAPHEILLVLDASTGQNAIEQCKQFTEATAVNALALTKLDGTAKGGVVIGISDQFKIPVKYIGVGEGMDHLQLFDRTEFVNSLFK; from the coding sequence ATGGGATTATTTGATTTTTTCAAGAAAAAGGAAACTACGCAGCAGGAACAGCAGGCGCTTGATACCGGCCTGGAAAAAACCAAGGATAGCTTCTTCTCAAAAATAACCAAGGTAATTGCCGGTAAAAGCACCGTTGACGATGATGTGCTGGACGACCTGGAGGAAGTACTGGTAACTTCGGACGTGGGCGTAAGCACTACGCTTAAGATCATAGAACGTATACAGGCCCGTGTAGCAAAAGACAAGTATGTTAACACATCCGAACTTAATAACCTTTTAAAAGACGAGATACAGCAGCTGCTTGCTGAAAACAACAGCAACGATTTCCGTACGTTTGAGTACGGCTCGCAAAAACCCTATGTTATAATGGTGGTTGGGGTTAACGGTGTAGGTAAAACCACCACTATTGGCAAACTGGCCCACAAGCTAAAGCAAGCGGGCAGCCAGGTGGTATTAGGCGCTGCCGATACGTTTCGCGCGGCGGCTGTTGACCAGATAAAGCTTTGGGGCGAGCGTGTAGGCGTTAAGGTTGTGGCGCAGGCCATGGGCAGCGACCCCGCCTCTGTAGCTTACGATACCCTGCGCTCGGCCGTGGCCAATGGCGATGATGTGGCAATTATTGACACCGCAGGGCGTTTACATAATAAGGTAGGCCTGATGAACGAGCTTACCAAGATCAAGAACGTAATGCAAAAGGTAGTGCCCGATGCGCCGCATGAAATATTGCTGGTGCTTGATGCATCAACCGGGCAAAACGCCATTGAGCAGTGCAAACAGTTTACCGAAGCTACCGCCGTTAACGCCCTGGCCCTAACCAAGCTTGATGGCACCGCAAAAGGCGGCGTGGTGATAGGTATATCCGATCAGTTTAAGATACCTGTAAAATACATCGGCGTTGGCGAAGGCATGGACCACCTGCAATTGTTTGACAGGACGGAGTTTGTGAACAGCCTATTTAAGTAA
- a CDS encoding DUF1684 domain-containing protein has translation MKYLLLFLTLITFNCTAQDYKAMLATHRQQYKADFISDKHSPLKEADLQNLHFFDADSTYRVNAEVELLTNQDVFSMPTFNGAQQAYVKYAVVKFMLKGKAQQLNIYQNVSLSKRPEFAGYLFLPFLDKTNSEESYGGGRYIDLKTTDIKNGYIELDFNKAYNPYCAYSDGYQCPMPPRENYLDLKVKAGEKQYTGEKKHL, from the coding sequence ATGAAGTACCTTTTACTTTTTTTAACACTGATAACTTTTAATTGCACGGCACAGGATTACAAAGCCATGCTTGCAACTCATCGCCAACAGTACAAGGCAGATTTTATATCAGATAAACATTCGCCGTTAAAGGAAGCCGATCTGCAGAACCTGCATTTTTTTGATGCCGACAGCACTTATCGCGTTAATGCAGAGGTGGAGCTACTTACAAACCAAGACGTTTTTAGTATGCCTACCTTTAATGGCGCACAGCAGGCGTATGTTAAATATGCAGTTGTGAAGTTTATGCTTAAAGGCAAGGCGCAGCAATTGAACATCTACCAAAATGTCAGCCTATCAAAACGGCCGGAGTTTGCCGGTTATCTTTTTTTGCCTTTCCTGGATAAAACAAATTCTGAAGAGAGTTATGGCGGCGGACGTTACATCGACCTTAAAACCACCGATATAAAAAACGGCTACATTGAACTGGACTTTAACAAAGCTTATAACCCGTATTGCGCCTACAGCGATGGTTACCAGTGCCCCATGCCCCCGCGCGAGAACTACCTGGACCTAAAGGTTAAAGCAGGCGAAAAACAATATACCGGCGAGAAAAAACATTTATAA
- a CDS encoding imelysin family protein, with product MNTFIKRSLAVVLPLTLLGLSCSKNNPDNNADNSTLKTEVLANISANVCAASYEDMYAKTQELQAAVTALNITTNDDNLATARVKWKAIRTTWEQSEAWLFGPVESENIDPRIDTWPVDFNALETILNSNDVLNEAYVDGLDDALKGFHPIEYLLWGQNGAKTAAQLKPREKDFLAALTQNLVKLSKEVRDNWTNGYTAQLANAGKGSGEFTTQQAAFVQIADAMAGICGEVADSKLKEPFDAQDPMLEESPFAKNSITDFTNNIKGILAIYQGRFAADGKGIEDVVRANNLSLDAEIKSKHAAAIAALGAIDKPFGEAIVSEQSKVQNAMTKITELAEVLDSKLKPFLVQYTK from the coding sequence ATGAATACTTTTATCAAACGATCGCTCGCCGTGGTGTTGCCGTTAACGTTGCTTGGGTTATCATGCTCAAAAAATAATCCGGATAATAATGCTGATAACAGCACTTTAAAAACAGAAGTGCTGGCCAATATATCTGCCAACGTTTGCGCTGCTTCATATGAAGATATGTATGCTAAAACACAGGAGCTGCAGGCCGCGGTAACCGCGCTGAATATCACAACCAATGATGATAATTTAGCAACTGCCCGTGTTAAATGGAAAGCTATACGCACCACCTGGGAGCAAAGCGAGGCCTGGTTATTTGGCCCTGTTGAATCTGAGAACATTGACCCGCGCATTGATACCTGGCCCGTTGATTTTAACGCGCTTGAAACTATATTAAATAGCAACGATGTATTGAATGAGGCTTACGTTGACGGCCTTGACGACGCATTAAAGGGCTTTCACCCGATAGAGTATTTATTGTGGGGACAGAACGGAGCCAAAACCGCTGCCCAGCTTAAGCCGCGCGAAAAAGATTTTTTGGCCGCGCTTACCCAAAACCTGGTAAAACTTTCAAAAGAAGTAAGGGATAACTGGACAAATGGTTATACCGCCCAGCTGGCTAACGCAGGGAAAGGTTCGGGCGAGTTTACCACACAGCAAGCCGCTTTTGTGCAAATAGCCGATGCAATGGCAGGTATATGCGGCGAAGTTGCCGATTCAAAACTGAAGGAACCATTTGACGCGCAGGACCCTATGCTGGAAGAAAGCCCCTTCGCTAAAAACTCGATCACCGATTTTACAAATAATATAAAGGGTATACTGGCTATTTACCAGGGGCGGTTTGCTGCCGATGGTAAGGGCATAGAAGACGTGGTTCGCGCCAATAATCTATCGTTAGATGCCGAGATAAAAAGCAAGCATGCTGCAGCAATTGCCGCGCTTGGCGCTATTGATAAGCCATTTGGCGAAGCGATAGTGTCAGAGCAGTCGAAAGTACAAAACGCGATGACCAAGATAACAGAACTTGCCGAAGTGCTTGATAGCAAACTAAAGCCATTTTTGGTTCAGTACACTAAATAA
- the acs gene encoding acetate--CoA ligase has product MQVKSFEEYQQVYRKSVEQPEQFWEEIANNFQWKKKWDKVLEWNFKEPKVEWFKGAKLNITENCLDRHLEKNGDTPAIIWEPNDPTEDHRILTYKQLHGKVCQFANVLKNNGAKKGDRICIYMPMVPELAIAVLACARIGAIHSVVFGGFSAQSIADRIKDAECNIVITADGGYRGNKEIPLKSIIDDSLVQCSSVQKVIVLTRSRTPVSMIKGRDVWWEDEVKKVETQGNPDCPAEEMDAEDMLFILYTSGSTGKPKGVVHTCGGYMVYTGYTFSNAFQYQPGEVYFCTADIGWITGHSYIAYGPLTQGATSVMFEGIPSWPNQGRLWEIVAKYKVNILYTAPTAIRSLMSFGDEALEGKDFSSLTKLGSVGEPINEEAWHWFNDKIGQGKCPIVDTWWQTETGGFMISPIAGITPTKPGYATLPLPGVQPVLVDENGKEIEGNGVSGNLCMKFPWPGMLRTTYGDHERCRQTYFATYPDLYFTGDGCLRDEDGYYRITGRVDDVLNVSGHRIGTAEVENAINMHSSVVESAVVGYPHDIKGQGVYAFVVCPNLHDDPELTRKDIIMTVARIIGAIAKPDKIQFVSGLPKTRSGKIMRRILRKIAEGDTSNLGDTSTLLDPAVVDEIKAGAL; this is encoded by the coding sequence ATGCAAGTTAAATCATTTGAAGAATACCAGCAGGTGTACCGCAAAAGCGTTGAACAACCTGAACAATTTTGGGAGGAAATAGCCAATAATTTCCAATGGAAAAAAAAGTGGGACAAGGTACTGGAGTGGAACTTTAAAGAACCAAAAGTAGAATGGTTTAAAGGCGCCAAACTTAACATTACTGAAAACTGCCTGGACCGCCACCTTGAAAAAAACGGTGATACCCCCGCTATTATCTGGGAACCCAATGACCCGACCGAAGACCACCGTATATTAACCTATAAACAACTGCATGGCAAGGTTTGCCAGTTTGCCAACGTGTTAAAAAACAACGGCGCCAAAAAAGGCGATCGTATATGTATATATATGCCTATGGTGCCCGAACTGGCCATTGCCGTTTTGGCCTGCGCCCGTATAGGCGCTATCCATTCGGTGGTGTTTGGCGGGTTTTCGGCACAATCAATTGCCGACAGGATAAAAGATGCCGAATGCAATATTGTAATTACTGCCGATGGCGGGTACAGGGGTAATAAAGAGATCCCGCTGAAATCAATTATCGACGACTCGCTGGTACAATGCTCATCGGTACAAAAGGTTATTGTGTTAACCAGAAGCCGTACGCCCGTGTCAATGATCAAAGGGCGCGACGTGTGGTGGGAAGATGAAGTAAAAAAAGTAGAGACCCAGGGTAACCCCGATTGCCCGGCCGAAGAAATGGATGCCGAAGATATGCTGTTTATCCTATATACATCGGGCTCAACCGGTAAGCCAAAAGGCGTAGTGCACACCTGCGGGGGGTATATGGTTTATACAGGCTATACGTTTAGTAACGCTTTTCAGTACCAGCCCGGCGAGGTTTATTTTTGTACCGCTGATATCGGATGGATAACCGGTCACTCCTACATTGCCTACGGGCCGCTTACCCAGGGGGCAACATCGGTAATGTTCGAGGGGATACCATCATGGCCAAACCAGGGCCGCCTGTGGGAAATTGTGGCGAAATATAAGGTGAACATATTATATACCGCGCCAACCGCCATACGCTCGCTGATGAGCTTTGGAGACGAAGCTTTGGAGGGGAAAGATTTTAGCTCGCTTACCAAGCTTGGCTCGGTTGGCGAACCTATTAACGAGGAAGCCTGGCACTGGTTTAACGATAAGATAGGGCAGGGTAAATGCCCTATTGTTGATACCTGGTGGCAAACCGAAACAGGCGGCTTTATGATATCGCCCATTGCCGGCATAACGCCAACCAAACCTGGTTACGCCACCTTACCGCTGCCGGGGGTACAACCCGTATTGGTTGACGAGAATGGTAAAGAGATTGAGGGTAATGGTGTAAGCGGCAACCTTTGCATGAAATTTCCATGGCCGGGCATGCTGCGCACTACCTACGGCGACCATGAGCGCTGCCGCCAAACTTATTTTGCCACTTATCCTGACTTGTACTTTACCGGCGACGGCTGCCTGCGCGATGAAGACGGTTATTATCGTATAACCGGTCGTGTAGATGATGTGCTGAACGTATCGGGCCACCGTATTGGCACCGCCGAAGTAGAGAACGCCATTAACATGCACAGCAGTGTTGTGGAAAGTGCCGTAGTGGGTTATCCGCATGATATTAAGGGGCAGGGCGTTTATGCCTTTGTGGTATGCCCCAACCTGCACGACGACCCCGAACTTACCAGGAAGGATATCATCATGACCGTTGCGCGCATTATTGGCGCCATTGCCAAGCCGGATAAGATCCAGTTTGTAAGCGGCCTGCCGAAAACGCGCTCGGGCAAAATTATGCGCAGGATTTTGAGAAAAATTGCCGAGGGTGATACCTCTAATTTAGGCGATACCAGCACTTTACTTGACCCGGCGGTGGTTGACGAGATAAAGGCTGGGGCGTTGTAA